A genomic window from Struthio camelus isolate bStrCam1 chromosome 2, bStrCam1.hap1, whole genome shotgun sequence includes:
- the CFAP90 gene encoding cilia- and flagella-associated protein 90: MASSVPRASFIPRAMQSTRDARDAAVKGEEEEEEEEEEEEEEKLAGPARRRHQLPLSAQSAFSYVPPGRRDPPEVSYFHRQAKTGSVSTYDSIFKRPVGYNKYLHRCDREHAKNQGLHINDEEMERPVAVLSSSDYGRRITKPVEQLIRDHARINHVRAEFYRKNGITCLLEKPSPSLHPC, from the exons ATGGCCAGCTCCGTCCCAAGGGCCAGCTTCATCCCAAGGGCCATGCAAAGCACCCGGGACGCGCGAGATGCAGCagtgaagggggaggaggaggaggaagaggaggaggaggaagaagaagaggagaaactgGCCGGCCCGGCGAGGAGGAGACACCAGCTTCCCCTATCGGCCCAGTCGGCCTTCAGCTACGTCCCGCCGGGGCGGAGGGACCCGCCGGAGGTCAGCTATTTCCACCGGCAGGCCAAG ACAGGGAGTGTTTCCACTTatgattccatttttaaaagaccAGTGGGTTACAACAAGTATCTTCACCGATGTGACAGAGAACATGCGAAGAATCAAGGTCTTCACATAAATGATGAG GAAATGGAAAGACCTGTCGCTGTTTTGTCATCTTCAGATTATGGGAGGCGCATAACAAAGCCGGTAGAGCAGCTGATCAGAGATCATGCCAGGATTAATCACGTGCGGGCAGAATTCTACAGGAAGAACGGAATCACCTGCTTACTGGAGAAACCTTCTCCAAGCCTGCATCCATGCTAA